A DNA window from Chitinibacter fontanus contains the following coding sequences:
- a CDS encoding ATP-binding protein, translating into MLSYSAGRFYALTAVLALLFVSLALLAQRAVLQEQQHAQLQQQAHDLALDIRAKTSEGRVLGGAELIGSTSHAILDLLNNPHSADMQRVNAANLRVLQQFNAESVYVLSAQAEVLSYLDAQGRSPLLGLQLGERPYWREAMAGHANVFAGVALGTNLRGIFFAAPIYQRGAEHRVIGVYVIKMGGAFIDQLLLHRSSQAMITSPDGVVFAATTPPWLLTSIQAISATRRVQLDSSKQFASLFAHGAVPARTELQFLNEQQARLQNASYLYAKAELDWHDAAGAWQVLLLQDQASLVPWQRQVIVAVIAALFAVVLALAWRSRRQVRMLRLEHQQSQAQAARALEESEAAFRTLVENSADAIFRFDLQARLLYASPAFLAQLNCTQADLRGLDLLQLGYQADEVSIRQQAIYECIASAQMLRRTFNFGCTEHWREWLLSPEFDAKGQVRSVLVTSRDISEQLEHEKALTAAMQTAEQATEAKSRFLANMSHEIRTPMNAIIGLSHLGLRAAENPKQRDYLQKIHAAGSGLLELINDILDFSKIEADRLSLEEIDFDLTQVLQHVTTVTAPKASEKGLQFLCDFEPNTPHYLHGDPLRLGQVLINLVNNAIKFTAYGHVQLRISAQAQGQNIALCCRVEDSGIGMTDEQQRGLFTAFSQADSSTTRQYGGTGLGLSISLRLAQLMRGDITVQSQAGLGSCFQFTALLAPAANCAEQREELRELPEQHVVIFGAATGLHKIIHQALTATPIAVTYATTFSELAGQLAQSQVTELILHWPAPPFDFKSLITALLSYRHIPLTVYGALNPEQLEWLDLQGLRTWQQPMNQLQWRQALSLVRAASAPNTCWQESIPLFQQARILVAEDNAINLQIVGELLAPTGLVIESAADGQQALDLVFSQPADYFAAILMDMQMPVMDGHSATLAIRNRPQWASVPIIAMTAHALANERERAIRAGVDEYLTKPIDSSLLYACLARFLAPLLQPQTLSLAQAGTPITVEGIEYSQALKRVNGKAHVLHDLLRDFGARYGDTWQSLRSAQELADWSQFKHLAHTLKGVAANLGMTEVQSIATQLEQLAGEGAVAKGRHEPLLEQLEQALQRVCRSIEQLLPPMNAAALSHALLDSKHDEPQELDTALKILLELLENSDRAALRHFTTLTPVIAQNYGTDLVVELEQMLDGYEFTAAAARLNQAILS; encoded by the coding sequence ATGCTTAGCTATTCAGCGGGTCGATTTTATGCACTGACCGCCGTGCTGGCTTTATTGTTCGTCAGCTTGGCGCTGTTAGCGCAGCGCGCGGTGCTCCAAGAGCAACAACATGCGCAGTTGCAGCAACAGGCACATGATCTGGCATTGGATATTCGTGCCAAGACCAGTGAAGGGCGTGTGTTGGGGGGCGCTGAGTTAATTGGAAGTACATCGCATGCAATTCTAGACTTGCTCAACAACCCGCATAGCGCCGATATGCAAAGGGTAAATGCGGCGAATTTACGCGTCTTGCAACAGTTTAATGCCGAAAGCGTGTATGTACTGTCCGCGCAGGCTGAAGTGCTCAGTTATCTCGATGCCCAAGGCCGCTCACCATTGCTCGGCCTACAGTTGGGGGAACGGCCCTATTGGCGCGAGGCGATGGCCGGACACGCCAATGTATTTGCCGGGGTCGCGCTGGGCACAAATTTACGCGGGATTTTTTTTGCGGCACCCATCTACCAGCGTGGGGCAGAGCATCGAGTTATCGGTGTATATGTGATCAAAATGGGCGGTGCATTTATTGATCAATTATTATTGCATCGCAGCTCGCAAGCTATGATTACCTCACCGGATGGTGTTGTTTTTGCTGCAACTACGCCGCCATGGTTGCTGACCAGTATTCAAGCGATTTCTGCTACCCGGCGGGTGCAGCTAGATTCAAGCAAGCAATTTGCTTCGCTGTTTGCACATGGTGCCGTACCGGCACGCACTGAGCTGCAGTTTTTAAACGAGCAGCAAGCGCGCTTACAAAATGCATCCTACCTGTATGCTAAGGCCGAGCTAGATTGGCATGATGCTGCAGGTGCATGGCAAGTGCTGTTATTACAGGATCAGGCGAGCCTAGTGCCCTGGCAGCGACAGGTGATTGTTGCTGTGATTGCTGCATTATTTGCTGTGGTGTTGGCCTTGGCTTGGCGGTCACGCAGGCAGGTACGGATGTTGCGATTAGAGCACCAGCAATCGCAAGCTCAGGCCGCACGTGCATTAGAGGAAAGTGAGGCTGCATTTCGCACTTTGGTTGAAAATTCAGCCGATGCGATTTTCCGTTTTGATCTGCAGGCGCGCTTGTTATATGCCAGCCCCGCTTTTCTGGCTCAGCTTAATTGTACGCAAGCCGATTTACGCGGCTTGGATTTACTGCAACTCGGTTATCAGGCCGACGAGGTCAGCATTCGCCAGCAAGCGATTTACGAGTGCATTGCCAGTGCTCAGATGTTACGACGCACCTTTAACTTTGGTTGTACCGAGCACTGGCGTGAATGGCTGCTGTCGCCCGAGTTTGATGCTAAGGGGCAAGTGAGAAGTGTGTTGGTTACCTCGCGAGATATTTCTGAGCAGCTAGAGCATGAAAAAGCACTTACAGCGGCCATGCAAACTGCGGAGCAGGCCACCGAGGCAAAATCCAGATTTTTAGCCAATATGAGTCATGAGATCCGTACGCCAATGAATGCGATTATTGGTTTATCGCATTTGGGTTTACGGGCGGCTGAAAATCCAAAACAGCGTGATTATCTGCAAAAAATTCATGCAGCCGGCAGTGGCTTGCTGGAGTTAATTAACGACATTTTGGATTTTTCCAAAATCGAAGCCGACCGGCTTAGTTTGGAAGAAATCGATTTCGATTTAACTCAGGTTTTGCAGCACGTCACCACGGTAACGGCACCGAAAGCCAGTGAAAAAGGATTGCAGTTTCTTTGTGATTTTGAACCTAACACCCCGCACTATCTGCATGGTGACCCGCTGCGCTTAGGCCAAGTGCTGATCAATTTGGTAAACAATGCGATTAAATTTACCGCCTATGGGCATGTGCAGCTCCGCATTAGTGCACAAGCGCAGGGGCAAAACATAGCGCTGTGTTGCCGGGTTGAAGATAGTGGTATTGGCATGACAGACGAGCAGCAGCGTGGCTTATTCACCGCCTTTAGTCAGGCTGATAGTTCGACGACCCGCCAATATGGTGGTACTGGTTTAGGTTTAAGTATTTCACTGCGTTTGGCTCAATTAATGCGTGGTGATATTACGGTGCAAAGCCAAGCAGGGCTTGGCAGCTGTTTTCAGTTTACAGCGCTGCTGGCACCTGCTGCCAACTGTGCTGAGCAGCGTGAAGAGCTCCGCGAGCTGCCCGAGCAACACGTAGTGATCTTTGGAGCTGCAACAGGCTTACATAAAATTATTCATCAAGCCCTTACTGCCACGCCGATAGCAGTGACTTATGCCACGACTTTTTCCGAGCTAGCAGGACAGTTGGCGCAATCACAGGTGACTGAATTAATACTGCATTGGCCTGCGCCACCATTTGACTTTAAGTCCTTGATTACAGCCCTGCTGAGTTATCGCCACATTCCGCTAACCGTTTATGGAGCGCTTAATCCAGAGCAGCTTGAATGGCTTGATCTGCAAGGCCTGCGTACATGGCAGCAGCCGATGAATCAACTGCAGTGGCGGCAGGCTTTATCGCTGGTAAGGGCTGCTAGTGCCCCAAATACCTGTTGGCAAGAATCAATACCGCTGTTTCAACAGGCGCGTATTTTGGTCGCTGAAGATAATGCAATCAATTTGCAAATTGTAGGGGAGTTATTAGCGCCGACTGGTTTAGTGATAGAAAGTGCTGCAGATGGGCAGCAGGCGCTGGATTTAGTGTTTAGTCAGCCTGCCGATTACTTTGCTGCCATCTTGATGGATATGCAAATGCCTGTCATGGACGGGCATAGCGCAACGCTAGCCATTCGTAATCGCCCACAGTGGGCCAGTGTACCAATTATTGCCATGACAGCTCATGCACTCGCCAATGAACGCGAGCGTGCGATTCGTGCAGGTGTCGATGAATATTTAACCAAACCGATCGACTCAAGCCTGCTCTATGCTTGTCTGGCAAGGTTTTTGGCACCTTTGTTGCAGCCACAAACGCTGAGCCTAGCGCAGGCCGGCACGCCAATCACCGTGGAGGGTATTGAATACTCGCAAGCGTTAAAACGGGTTAATGGTAAAGCGCACGTGTTACATGATTTATTGCGCGATTTTGGTGCTCGTTACGGCGATACCTGGCAATCATTGCGCAGTGCACAAGAGCTTGCTGATTGGTCGCAATTTAAACATCTAGCCCATACCCTAAAAGGGGTAGCTGCTAATTTGGGGATGACTGAGGTCCAGTCTATTGCTACACAGTTGGAGCAATTGGCGGGCGAAGGTGCTGTAGCGAAGGGCCGCCATGAACCGCTGCTTGAGCAATTAGAGCAAGCGCTTCAGCGGGTTTGCCGCAGTATTGAGCAGTTACTGCCGCCAATGAATGCAGCTGCGTTGAGCCATGCCTTGCTTGATAGCAAACACGATGAACCGCAAGAGCTGGATACTGCTCTGAAGATATTACTCGAGTTGCTAGAAAACTCAGACCGGGCAGCGCTACGGCACTTTACGACGCTCACACCTGTAATCGCCCAAAATTATGGGACCGATTTAGTGGTCGAGCTAGAGCAAATGCTGGATGGGTATGAATTTACTGCCGCGGCAGCGCGTTTAAATCAAGCAATTTTGTCTTAA
- a CDS encoding ATP-binding response regulator encodes MMQFRKEAILIVDDQTTFRQALKSILSELGFTGIEQASSGREALVIMKKQAIDCVISDWNMPGMDGLELLQWVRTNPGTETIPFMLLTANASRSSIDAALTHGVNDYLIKPFTMQRFTQRILRLLQGKGVVAPRPSPKLSQPVLGLTNLDQEERKSSVLIVDDAKDNIEIAASILEDDYQIQVALSGQKALEIVHGKQVPDLILLDVMMPEMDGYEVCRRLKADELTQNIPVIFMTSKDQPDDVAQGLELGAVDYVVKPVHPTILRARVRSHLRLFKAMRHLNNQSQSLAENARLREEVENINKHDLKNPLSAVLQATERLLVDPDMSDKQKEITQLAADAAHAALEQIDRTLDLLRMETGSYLLEPVIFDLGAMLLRIGKETQLAFSDAVEIKQTNDGQANYMAWGDEGLSNSILSNLLRNAAEAAPSGSQILCHLSLANEQLSITIHNQGAVPVAIRAHFFDKYVTAGKANGTGVGTYTSKLYAEAQNGSLQMQTDDEVGTTLTLTLPVCKQVN; translated from the coding sequence ATGATGCAGTTTCGCAAAGAAGCCATTTTGATCGTCGATGATCAAACTACATTCCGCCAAGCGCTAAAGAGTATTCTGAGCGAGCTTGGTTTCACCGGCATTGAGCAGGCCAGCAGTGGTCGCGAAGCCTTGGTGATCATGAAAAAACAGGCCATCGACTGTGTTATTAGCGATTGGAATATGCCAGGTATGGATGGCCTTGAGCTATTACAGTGGGTGAGAACCAATCCGGGCACAGAAACAATTCCCTTTATGCTGCTTACCGCCAATGCCAGCCGCAGTAGCATTGATGCTGCGTTAACGCATGGCGTGAATGATTACCTAATCAAACCGTTTACCATGCAGCGTTTTACTCAGCGGATTTTGCGCCTGCTGCAGGGAAAAGGTGTGGTGGCACCTCGCCCGTCTCCGAAGTTGAGTCAGCCTGTACTGGGGCTAACTAATTTAGATCAGGAGGAGCGTAAATCCAGCGTGCTCATTGTGGATGATGCTAAAGATAATATTGAAATTGCCGCCAGTATTTTGGAGGACGATTATCAAATACAAGTAGCATTAAGCGGGCAAAAAGCACTAGAAATCGTCCATGGCAAACAAGTGCCCGATTTAATTTTGCTAGATGTGATGATGCCCGAGATGGATGGCTACGAAGTGTGCCGTCGGCTCAAGGCGGATGAATTAACGCAGAATATTCCGGTTATTTTTATGACATCCAAAGATCAGCCGGACGATGTTGCGCAAGGTTTGGAATTGGGCGCGGTCGATTATGTGGTCAAACCTGTGCACCCGACTATTTTACGTGCCCGCGTGCGTAGCCATTTGCGCTTGTTTAAGGCGATGCGCCACCTTAATAACCAATCGCAAAGCCTGGCTGAAAATGCGCGTTTACGTGAAGAAGTTGAAAACATCAACAAACACGATCTGAAAAACCCGTTGAGCGCGGTCTTGCAGGCCACTGAGCGTTTGCTGGTCGATCCCGATATGAGTGATAAACAAAAGGAAATTACGCAACTTGCTGCCGATGCAGCGCACGCAGCATTGGAGCAAATTGATCGCACTTTGGATTTATTGCGAATGGAAACTGGCAGCTATTTGCTGGAGCCGGTCATATTTGATTTGGGGGCAATGCTACTGCGGATTGGCAAAGAAACCCAATTGGCATTTAGTGATGCAGTTGAAATTAAGCAAACCAACGATGGTCAAGCTAACTATATGGCTTGGGGGGATGAGGGCCTAAGTAATAGTATTTTGTCCAATTTGCTGCGAAATGCGGCGGAAGCCGCGCCCAGTGGCTCGCAAATTTTGTGCCATCTGAGCTTAGCTAATGAGCAATTATCCATCACCATTCACAACCAAGGTGCGGTGCCAGTCGCAATACGGGCGCATTTCTTTGATAAATACGTGACGGCTGGCAAAGCCAACGGCACGGGCGTTGGTACCTACACCTCTAAATTGTATGCCGAGGCACAAAACGGCAGCTTGCAAATGCAAACCGACGATGAGGTTGGCACGACTTTGACGCTAACACTGCCGGTTTGCAAACAAGTCAACTAG
- a CDS encoding DUF2218 domain-containing protein has protein sequence MTVITSSQVNTELGKQYLFKLCKHFARKIPVEFSETEGIAQFGQPERPLGQVEFNADAERLRFTVRASDEAAARQLQAVVESHLQLMRKAENPALDWQNIT, from the coding sequence ATGACCGTAATTACCTCTAGCCAAGTTAATACCGAGCTTGGCAAGCAATACCTCTTTAAACTCTGTAAACATTTCGCCCGCAAAATCCCGGTAGAGTTTAGTGAAACCGAGGGCATAGCCCAATTTGGCCAGCCCGAGCGCCCGCTGGGGCAGGTGGAATTTAACGCCGACGCCGAGCGCCTGCGCTTTACCGTGCGCGCCTCCGACGAAGCCGCTGCCCGCCAGTTGCAGGCGGTGGTCGAAAGCCACCTGCAACTGATGCGCAAAGCCGAAAACCCGGCGCTGGATTGGCAGAATATAACCTAG
- a CDS encoding ABC transporter ATP-binding protein gives MSLQINDLQVIRGYTRIIDGLDLAPLPAGSVTALIGPNGAGKSTLIHAIAGLLPARGQLSLHGQPLAALSPVARSRLVGLLPQTLPQAAGLTVYELLLGGLLTGGLSRAEAEARIEHYLASLQLTPLAMRPLATLSGGQRQMVALAQLLARQPALLLLDEPNSALDLHWQLALVEAIRNDARERGSIALLALHDLNLALRCCERLIVLDGGQCVADGPPLSVLSPALLAQVYGIHGRVEACSQGRPIFVLDQLVRA, from the coding sequence ATGAGTCTGCAGATCAATGATTTACAGGTTATCCGTGGGTATACCCGCATTATTGATGGCTTAGATCTGGCGCCCTTGCCGGCCGGTAGTGTTACCGCACTGATCGGCCCCAATGGCGCGGGCAAATCCACGCTGATTCACGCCATTGCCGGCCTCTTGCCCGCCCGCGGGCAGCTGAGCCTGCATGGCCAGCCGCTGGCCGCGCTAAGCCCGGTGGCGCGCAGCCGACTGGTGGGCTTATTGCCGCAAACCCTGCCGCAAGCGGCGGGGCTGACGGTGTATGAGTTACTGCTGGGCGGTTTGCTCACCGGCGGCCTCAGCCGCGCCGAGGCCGAAGCGCGCATCGAGCATTATCTGGCCAGCTTGCAGCTCACCCCGCTGGCCATGCGGCCACTGGCTACTTTGTCGGGCGGACAACGGCAAATGGTGGCGCTGGCGCAATTGCTGGCGCGCCAGCCGGCTTTGCTGTTGCTGGATGAGCCCAATAGCGCGTTGGATTTGCACTGGCAGCTGGCGTTGGTGGAAGCGATCCGCAACGACGCCCGCGAGCGCGGCAGCATTGCGCTCTTGGCGCTGCACGATCTGAATCTGGCGCTGCGCTGCTGCGAGCGGCTGATTGTGCTGGATGGCGGCCAGTGTGTGGCCGATGGCCCGCCGCTCTCGGTGCTGAGCCCCGCGCTGCTGGCGCAGGTGTATGGCATTCATGGCCGGGTGGAAGCTTGCTCGCAAGGCCGGCCGATTTTTGTGCTCGACCAATTGGTTCGCGCCTAA
- a CDS encoding FecCD family ABC transporter permease, which yields MKAETAQIAAAGAGAGAGPGELARLYRRQNHWRWLCLLGLGAALLLSLAADLATGSARYPLATVLAGLFDPSGLDASLRVVIFDVRLPYALMALVVGGALGLGGAQLQTVLNNPLASPFTLGVAAAATLGASLVIVFEHHLPLVLPHEILLPVGAFVLALGSTGLILLLSRAHGGGSDTLVLFGIALLFALEALVWLLQFLADANALEQIVFWSMGNLGRATLTHVLIVAVALLLGLISAMRRAWALTLLRSGPLQAASLGVQVDKLSWRVLLEVSLLTAVALAFVGTIGFVGLVGPHIARLLVGEQHRYFLPASVLCGALMLSLASLASKALVPGLVIPIGIVTALVGVPVLIALILRRRA from the coding sequence ATGAAGGCCGAAACTGCCCAAATCGCTGCGGCTGGGGCCGGTGCGGGGGCCGGTCCGGGGGAATTAGCCCGCCTGTATCGGCGGCAAAATCACTGGCGCTGGCTCTGCCTGCTGGGGCTGGGCGCGGCTTTGCTGCTCAGTTTGGCGGCTGATCTGGCCACCGGCAGCGCGCGCTATCCGCTGGCCACCGTGCTGGCGGGGCTGTTTGATCCCAGCGGGCTGGATGCCAGCTTGCGCGTGGTGATCTTTGATGTGCGCCTACCTTATGCGCTGATGGCGCTGGTGGTGGGCGGCGCGCTGGGATTGGGGGGCGCGCAGCTGCAGACTGTGCTGAATAACCCGCTGGCCAGCCCGTTTACGCTAGGCGTCGCGGCGGCGGCCACCTTGGGCGCCTCGCTGGTGATCGTGTTTGAGCATCATTTGCCGCTGGTGCTGCCGCATGAAATCTTGCTGCCGGTGGGGGCTTTTGTGCTGGCGCTGGGCTCCACCGGGCTGATCTTGCTGCTCAGCCGCGCGCATGGCGGCGGCAGCGATACGCTGGTGCTGTTTGGGATTGCGCTGTTGTTCGCGCTGGAAGCCTTGGTGTGGCTGCTGCAATTTCTGGCTGATGCCAATGCGCTGGAGCAGATTGTGTTCTGGTCGATGGGCAATCTGGGCCGCGCCACGCTCACCCATGTGCTGATTGTGGCGGTGGCGCTGCTCTTGGGGCTGATTAGCGCGATGCGCCGTGCCTGGGCGCTAACGCTGCTGCGCAGCGGCCCGCTGCAAGCGGCGAGCCTGGGGGTGCAGGTGGATAAGCTGAGCTGGCGCGTGCTGCTGGAGGTGAGTCTGCTCACCGCCGTGGCGCTGGCTTTTGTGGGCACGATTGGCTTTGTGGGGCTGGTGGGGCCGCACATTGCCCGCCTCTTGGTCGGCGAGCAGCATCGCTACTTTTTGCCGGCCAGTGTGCTGTGTGGTGCGCTGATGCTGTCGCTGGCGTCGCTAGCCAGCAAGGCGCTGGTGCCAGGCTTGGTGATCCCGATCGGCATCGTTACCGCGCTGGTGGGCGTGCCGGTTTTGATTGCGCTGATTTTACGGCGGAGGGCCTAG
- a CDS encoding ABC transporter substrate-binding protein, with product MSEYKMSEWKISLFRPAVLVGCLLSSLSVSAWAASVTDLAGRTVEIPAKIERIIVGEGRMLPSLAIMDRELPAQRVVGMLGDFEQLDPGSYAQYRQVYPKLDQIERLGRSSQSFSVEEAIALQPQLAIFSLRGHGPDVKDTATLQRLSKAGVTVVYVDFTKDPLKNTEASIRVLGQVLGKQKAAEQYLEFYRSEMAKVSAGLAKVKRKTPMFLESRVGLGNSCCETLTHGMLGTFVSAAGGANIADPLVPGAYGTVSLEFLLQSQPEVYIGTGIGNPITARDRNSPRIALGAGIDRATAQASLRHALTRPGFAQLKAVQTGRAYAISHHFNYSAANVVAVQVLAKWLYPAEFAQLNPQATLQTFFQRFQPVPLAGTYWIEVGQ from the coding sequence ATGTCGGAATACAAGATGTCGGAGTGGAAGATCTCGCTGTTTCGTCCCGCCGTGCTGGTGGGTTGTCTGTTAAGTAGCCTCAGCGTGAGCGCCTGGGCCGCCAGTGTGACCGATCTGGCCGGGCGCACGGTGGAAATCCCGGCCAAGATCGAGCGGATTATCGTCGGCGAAGGCCGCATGCTGCCGAGTTTGGCGATTATGGATCGCGAGCTACCCGCGCAGCGCGTGGTGGGCATGCTGGGCGATTTCGAGCAGCTCGACCCGGGCAGCTACGCCCAATACCGGCAGGTGTATCCCAAGCTCGATCAGATCGAGCGCCTGGGGCGCTCCAGCCAAAGCTTTAGCGTGGAAGAAGCCATTGCCCTGCAGCCGCAGTTGGCGATCTTTAGCCTGCGCGGCCATGGCCCAGATGTGAAAGACACCGCTACTTTGCAGCGGCTAAGCAAGGCCGGCGTGACGGTGGTGTATGTGGATTTCACCAAAGATCCGCTCAAAAACACCGAGGCCAGCATCAGGGTATTGGGTCAGGTGCTCGGTAAACAAAAGGCCGCTGAGCAATACCTCGAGTTTTATCGCAGTGAAATGGCCAAAGTGAGCGCGGGGCTCGCTAAGGTGAAACGTAAAACACCGATGTTCCTGGAAAGCCGCGTTGGGCTGGGCAATAGCTGCTGCGAAACGCTCACGCACGGCATGCTCGGCACCTTTGTTAGCGCTGCCGGGGGCGCCAATATCGCAGATCCGCTGGTGCCGGGCGCCTACGGCACGGTCAGCCTCGAATTTTTGCTGCAAAGCCAGCCCGAAGTGTATATCGGCACCGGCATTGGCAACCCGATCACCGCCCGCGATCGCAATAGCCCCCGCATTGCGCTGGGCGCCGGCATTGATCGCGCCACCGCGCAGGCCAGCTTGCGCCATGCGCTGACGCGCCCGGGTTTTGCCCAGCTCAAAGCCGTGCAAACAGGCCGTGCGTATGCGATTTCGCATCACTTTAATTACAGCGCCGCCAATGTCGTGGCGGTGCAAGTGCTGGCCAAATGGCTGTATCCGGCCGAATTTGCCCAGCTAAACCCGCAGGCCACCTTGCAAACCTTCTTCCAGCGCTTTCAGCCAGTGCCACTGGCCGGCACCTACTGGATTGAGGTCGGCCAATGA
- a CDS encoding TonB-dependent receptor domain-containing protein codes for MTQKPPYPVRVLAVLLPLCLSAPAVAQELTELPTLEVTASTPTQDDTLQRQTLLDQQAQNLSDVFQSDAEINIGGGGNPIAQKMYIRSMEESLLNLSVDGAQINSKVYHHQTALILDPQLIKQVEVEKGTAAASAGPGALGGAIRYQTVSARDLLRPGQTIGGSVTGSVFSNEGWRSSANVYGQAGNLDALLAATTMRTDDYQAGNGQTIANSGTEQANYLAKVGLQLTPQQRLSASFQRSSDEGVRTARANMIGFAHPVLPNDPIPQSLARDTATLNYSGQQLGWIDAANATLYRSEVESERTNKKGRSWGESLTTQGADLMLKQALGEHLLKYGLNWREEKSAANRIANPYGLTGTGSESMRVWGGFVEGEANWASLTFTAGLRYDDYSYTDNHRQNYTSDGVSPSAGVRWQATNALQLRAGYAKALRGVGLKEAFILDIAQWKNQPNIEAESAHNTELGFSYQQGGLSLAGNVYRQIIDNYITTFSCASAKGGCRGNLGRATIDGYELSAQYQLSDWQFGLSVADSRPELDGRKFNDGDLGLGTSTGRTWVSKVGYRLPAQRLELGWMGRYVEALDYLPVGGKAEQTKAGYGVHDLYITWRPLAKDTLRLNLTVKNLFDKHYYDQATYAYNGWQGKVLGYPEPGRDVRLEASWQF; via the coding sequence ATGACGCAAAAACCACCGTATCCGGTGCGAGTTTTAGCTGTGCTGTTGCCACTGTGTTTGAGTGCGCCAGCGGTCGCGCAAGAGCTAACAGAGCTACCCACGCTGGAAGTCACCGCCAGCACGCCGACGCAGGATGACACCTTGCAGCGGCAAACCCTGCTGGATCAGCAAGCCCAGAATCTTAGCGATGTGTTTCAGTCAGATGCCGAGATCAATATCGGCGGCGGTGGCAACCCGATTGCCCAGAAAATGTATATCCGCAGCATGGAAGAATCGCTGCTGAATCTGAGCGTGGATGGTGCGCAGATTAACAGCAAGGTGTATCACCACCAGACGGCACTGATTCTTGACCCCCAGTTGATCAAGCAAGTGGAAGTCGAAAAAGGCACGGCCGCAGCCAGCGCGGGGCCCGGCGCATTGGGCGGGGCGATTCGCTATCAAACCGTGTCGGCGCGCGATCTCTTGCGCCCCGGGCAAACCATCGGCGGTAGCGTCACCGGCAGCGTCTTTAGCAATGAGGGCTGGCGCAGCAGCGCCAATGTGTATGGCCAGGCCGGTAATCTGGATGCACTGCTTGCCGCCACCACCATGCGTACCGATGACTATCAGGCCGGCAATGGGCAAACGATAGCCAATTCGGGCACCGAGCAGGCCAATTATCTGGCTAAAGTGGGGCTGCAGCTCACCCCCCAGCAGCGCCTGAGCGCCAGTTTTCAGCGCAGTAGCGACGAAGGCGTGCGCACCGCGCGGGCCAATATGATTGGCTTTGCTCATCCGGTCTTGCCGAACGACCCAATCCCGCAAAGTCTGGCTCGCGATACGGCCACGCTTAATTACAGTGGCCAGCAGTTAGGCTGGATCGACGCCGCCAATGCCACGCTGTATCGCTCGGAAGTCGAGAGCGAGCGCACCAATAAAAAAGGCCGCAGCTGGGGCGAAAGCCTGACAACGCAAGGTGCCGATCTAATGCTCAAGCAAGCACTGGGCGAGCATCTGCTTAAATACGGGCTGAACTGGCGCGAAGAAAAATCCGCCGCCAATCGCATTGCCAATCCGTATGGCCTCACCGGTACGGGCAGCGAATCGATGCGCGTATGGGGAGGTTTTGTGGAAGGCGAGGCGAATTGGGCTAGCCTCACTTTCACCGCCGGCCTGCGCTATGACGATTACAGCTACACCGATAACCACCGCCAAAACTACACCAGCGACGGTGTAAGCCCCAGTGCTGGCGTGCGCTGGCAGGCCACCAATGCGCTGCAGCTGCGCGCCGGTTATGCCAAGGCCTTGCGCGGGGTGGGGCTGAAAGAAGCCTTTATACTCGATATTGCCCAGTGGAAAAACCAGCCCAACATCGAGGCTGAAAGCGCGCATAACACCGAGCTGGGCTTTAGCTATCAGCAAGGTGGCCTAAGCCTGGCCGGGAATGTGTATCGCCAGATTATTGATAACTACATCACCACCTTTAGCTGCGCCAGCGCCAAAGGCGGCTGCCGCGGCAATCTGGGCCGCGCCACCATCGATGGCTATGAGCTCAGCGCGCAATACCAGCTGAGCGATTGGCAATTTGGTCTCAGTGTGGCTGACAGCCGCCCCGAGCTGGATGGCCGCAAATTTAACGATGGCGATCTGGGCCTCGGTACCAGCACCGGCCGCACTTGGGTCAGCAAAGTGGGCTACCGCCTGCCAGCGCAGCGACTCGAGCTGGGCTGGATGGGTCGCTATGTTGAGGCGCTGGATTACCTGCCGGTGGGCGGTAAGGCCGAGCAAACCAAGGCTGGCTATGGCGTGCACGATCTCTACATCACATGGCGGCCACTGGCGAAAGACACGCTGCGCTTGAATCTGACCGTGAAAAACCTGTTCGACAAGCATTACTACGATCAGGCCACCTACGCCTACAACGGTTGGCAAGGCAAGGTGCTGGGCTATCCGGAGCCGGGCCGCGATGTGCGGCTGGAAGCCAGCTGGCAGTTCTGA